Within Maridesulfovibrio frigidus DSM 17176, the genomic segment ACTTTTAACAATCAAGATAAAAATTGCTTATGCATTGTTGATTCTGATAAATCTCACCCCGAATGTAACTTTAAAGAAACGGCTAAATCAGTTTTAGACGAGCATAACAATTCAGATTTAGCTAAATTTATATCCGACTTCTACATCTTAGAAGTAAAAGAGGCTGAAAATTTGATCCCAACGGAAGTCATCGAAAAAGTAATCGATCCTCAACAAACTGATAATTTTAATACTTATAAAAGTTTAAGTAACGAGGGCGCACAATTTTTTGACTGCAAAAAAGGAATTAATCGACGGTCTTTTTCAAAAAATAGAGATCAACTTCATCTCGAGTTTTGGAGAAAAGAGCTTGAAGGAATTGATCCAAATGCAAATGACTTTTTATCCCAAATTGCCAATAAACCTGCGGGTTGCATGACAAACTGTACAGGTTGCCTTAATAGAAATTGCAAGCAACCTTACTGCGGAGGAATTGGAAGCAAAATCTTAGATAACTCTATTGATATAATCAATAATGACGAACAATACTCATTACGCGAGAATATTCAAAAAGAATGGGAAACCATTGCTAAGAAAATAATTACTTGGTCAATTGTTCAACCAGAATATCGATTTTCATAAATTTTTAAGAAATAATACGAGAAATACTATCCATATCTAGCGATTAAATTCAAACGGATCAGGAACATTCTCATAGAACACCTGTTCCAGCTCATGCAGATCAACTTTGAAATATTCTCTTTTGCGGTTAATTCTGCAAGCATCTAGTTTGACATGAAGTAACTGTTCGGTCTGGAATGGCTCCATGCACTTAAAATAAAACTCAACCTTAAAAGGCATAGGGACTCCTGTCCCACTCCCGTCACGGCCTTTGTACAGATCTTCTGCTCTTCTATGTGGACAATGCTTTGTATATCCAACTTTATACAATCCCGGCATTGCGGGATTAGAAAGGCAATACACACAGCCCTCATATTCAATTTCACGCCACGCGCTAGGGGTAAAAACTTGCCGTGCAGTTGGAGTAAAAACGACATTTTTATTTGTAAGCAGTTTTGGTTTTACAATGTCATCCTCTACAGCCTTTCTCTCCTGAATATTCACATCAGGCATACTTCGGTTGACTGAAACAGGAAAAAACCTTGATTCAAGATGGTTATAGCTTTTAAAGTATCCCCACAAAACCAAGATAACCCCAACAATTTCGGCAATGGATTCAAACCCCTGACCTAGCAATGGAGTAATTATCAAGTCTGATATATTTACCCCGAATATCAAACCACAATATATTGCAAAGACAAAACCACATACTCCAAAAATCCAGTCCCATAATAACTTAAAAAAATAGCGCATTATAGCAGTCCTTTACACCGAGAATACTCACAAGATTGTATGCCAACAAGAACCTATTTTTAAACAATATTCACCATAATCAGCAAGACAACAAAAAAAGCCGGAACGCACGACGGCAGTTCCGGCTATATCTTTATTAAGATATATTTCAATACCATCAACACATAAAGCGGCAATAGTTAAAGACTCTACATCATACACTCAAAAAGACTTTCCGACTCACATGAAACACACTGAATATTCATTTCATAATACTTGAGTGATTTACAATTAATTTTCTGAACAAAAGTAGTCTTCTAATCCTTCAATCTGCCTATTCACTGCATTTTCAAGTTCAACATACTCACCAGTTATCTGCTGCTGACTTTGGTTCGCCAAAAAAAGAAGACTGCTAGATAATCCTTGAATCAACAAGACCAATTTGTCGTTTTGATCCAATTTATTCTTTAGCACCCACCTAGAAATTGAATTCTGCGACAAACCAAAAAGAGGTTCGCTGCTATCTAAAAAACGATCATTAATGATCGTTAAAACACACCGTTGTTTATTAAGACGACTTTTAAAATCACCCATAAAAACTATCTACCTCCTTTATCAATCTTCTCATCCAATCATCAACGATAGGTAAAGAATCAATCGTTTCACAAATCAATTCTCTAGATGGAACACTTCCTACCCCACGAACACTAAGAATCCGTGCAGACTGTAAGCATTCATATGCGTTCTTGGAAATGATCAAACTTTTTTCAGCCAACTCCAAAGCCGAATTTCTCGAAAAAGTTGGTTTAGTACCTAAGGCCAACGAATAGCAAGTTGCTAGATTCCTTACTGCCAAAAAAAGCGTTGAAAGCTCAAACACCTGACTATTAGTTATTTTTACAGTAGCCCTAGCAACTTCGAAAATATTGTAGAATTTCCTACAATCACTTATCGAAGAAGTATATTTATTCGGCATGCCCAAAGACTCAATGTAATCTATACCATCTTCTGAATACAACAGCCTAGATTCATAATAAAGATGCCATGCAAAAGGATTTCCTTGCTTCCAAAGTAATTTAATTTTTTCCGGTGAATAGATAGAAAATGTTAGCGGATCAATGCGAGACAAATTAGTGTCTACAATGGCCAACAAATCAATATCAGAACTTAAATCAATTTCACCTCGACAGACTGACCCAAAAGCATAAATGTGCATTTTATCTTTTATTAAACCTTTTAAGAATTATTGACATAAAAAATCCAAACATAACTAGTCGAACGAATTTTATCACTGTTAAGGATACAGAACTATAGCTTTTAGGGGAGAATGTGCCTAAAAATATTTGTGGAGCCACCTCCACCGACTCCCATAATTCAGAAACGAGTTTTGATTCGGTATGATATATAAAATTAAAAAAAGCGATGCTCACGAACACCAGCCCCACAGCTCTACACAATTTATATGTACTTTCACCATTTCCCCAAATAAAATCTAAGCTAATAAAATTAACATAGCTCATAAAAGATTTTAGACGAGCAAAGCCTTTATATTTTCTCCTATAGTAAGACTCTTTAGAAAGACATGACTTACGTAGATGAACCTTAGTAGATTCTAGTTCTATCTTTATTGCCTTATTAACTGACTGGACTTCGCCCAGAGATTGATAATTTTTACGTAAAGTTCGTGCAAATGAACTTTTTAAATTATCATATGCAGGACAACATACATCAAGAATTTCACTAGTGATAATTGTTTTATCAAAGTAAGAATAATCAAAAGAGCATCCTTCAAACGTGCTACCATTAAAATTTGAATTAATAAAACGACATCCAGTAAAATTACATGAATCAAAATTGCAATTTCTTAGATACGAAGAATCAAATATACAGTATTTGAAATCAACTTCTTTAAAAGTTTTCCCCTTTACAACTAGCCGCAAAAATAATTTATTAGCTAAATCTATATTTGCAAGATCCTCATTTATTTTTTTATCTGTTTCAATAATCCTATCGCTATCGGTTAGAATATCCATAATCTATTTAAGCCTTGATTTAGATGTTAAAATCAACCTTTCTTTTAAGAAGAACTAACCTGTTATAATAAAATCAACTCTATAATTTATCAACATTAAGAATAGAATATAAATCAATTTCTTTTGGATCTAAACCTGCGAGATGCAAAGCAATCTGAGCCTTAACAACAGCAGAAATATCCTTATTTTCAATACTCTCAACTAA encodes:
- a CDS encoding GIY-YIG nuclease family protein; its protein translation is MRYFFKLLWDWIFGVCGFVFAIYCGLIFGVNISDLIITPLLGQGFESIAEIVGVILVLWGYFKSYNHLESRFFPVSVNRSMPDVNIQERKAVEDDIVKPKLLTNKNVVFTPTARQVFTPSAWREIEYEGCVYCLSNPAMPGLYKVGYTKHCPHRRAEDLYKGRDGSGTGVPMPFKVEFYFKCMEPFQTEQLLHVKLDACRINRKREYFKVDLHELEQVFYENVPDPFEFNR
- a CDS encoding nucleotidyltransferase domain-containing protein, translating into MHIYAFGSVCRGEIDLSSDIDLLAIVDTNLSRIDPLTFSIYSPEKIKLLWKQGNPFAWHLYYESRLLYSEDGIDYIESLGMPNKYTSSISDCRKFYNIFEVARATVKITNSQVFELSTLFLAVRNLATCYSLALGTKPTFSRNSALELAEKSLIISKNAYECLQSARILSVRGVGSVPSRELICETIDSLPIVDDWMRRLIKEVDSFYG
- a CDS encoding pentapeptide repeat-containing protein, with amino-acid sequence MDILTDSDRIIETDKKINEDLANIDLANKLFLRLVVKGKTFKEVDFKYCIFDSSYLRNCNFDSCNFTGCRFINSNFNGSTFEGCSFDYSYFDKTIITSEILDVCCPAYDNLKSSFARTLRKNYQSLGEVQSVNKAIKIELESTKVHLRKSCLSKESYYRRKYKGFARLKSFMSYVNFISLDFIWGNGESTYKLCRAVGLVFVSIAFFNFIYHTESKLVSELWESVEVAPQIFLGTFSPKSYSSVSLTVIKFVRLVMFGFFMSIILKRFNKR